A genome region from Fusarium musae strain F31 chromosome 5, whole genome shotgun sequence includes the following:
- a CDS encoding hypothetical protein (EggNog:ENOG41), with the protein MGVGSFLEPLIVVTLLFGGAYFNRSKDYNFWTNKSGIASIKSYKRSDDFPKRDSTDSLMSGWSGSRSPSLDSSSQPTLRRRKLQVLGYKRIVSTPNTHIFEDRLLSRLLKKLPFLVECWYWFLIYFVYQVGRAITALTLDEGTVDIARRHALQIIHLEQQLHIFWEIDFQKWFLARPTLLHWINRIYSFIHIPGTITFLVVLYYFTTTRHRRYAAGRVRSDTVAAGPALYEARRRTMAMCNLLAFVVFTSWPCMPPRLLSDPEYKGPDAEEAKSFGFVDSVHSGTGESSVWTTNRFCNQYAAMPSLHFGYSLLVGLTVATVPITGLRSTSWKRIMIVAAGMSYPALILTAIVATANHFILDAVAGAMVCAIAWNCNDFLLNFCILEDYFLSMLRLHKPVNWTDPETAVEPQFQTGLLGEDV; encoded by the exons ATGGGAGTCGGTTCTTTTCTTGAGCCACTCATCGTCGTGACTCTCCTCTTTGGGGGCGCCTACTTCAACAGAAGCAAGGACTACAACTTCTGGACAAACAAGTCAGGAATCGCCAGCATCAAGAGTTATAAACGCTCTGATGACTTCCCGAAGAGAGACTCGACCGATAGTCTAATGAGCGGATGGAGTGGTTCGCGATCACCGAGCCTCGACTCGAGTTCTCAGCCGACTCTACGCCGTCGCAAGCTTCAAGTGCTTGGCTATAAGCGCATTGTTTCCACACCAAACACTCACATATTTGAGGATCGACTCCTGAGCCgtcttctcaagaagttGCCATTCTTGGTCGAGTGTTGGTACTGGTTTCTCATCTACTTTGTGTACCAGGTCGGTCGTGCTATCACTGCGTTGACTCTCGATGAGGGCACTGTCGATATCGCCCGTAGACATGCTCTCCAAATCATCCATCTCGAACAGCAGCTTCACATCTTCTGGGAGATAGACTTTCAGAAATGGTTCCTCGCTCGACCTACTCTTCTCCACTGGATAAACCGTATCTACTCTTTCATCCATATTCCTGGCACCATTACCTTTCTTGTTGTCCTCTACTACTTTACCACCACCCGACATCGTCGTTATGCCGCTGGCCGTGTGAGATCTGATACCGTGGCTGCTGGTCCTGCTCTATACGAAGCCCGTCGACGAACCATGGCCATGTGCAATCTCCTTGCTTTCGTTGTCTTCACCAGCTGGCCTTGCATGCCTCCCCGTCTTTTGAGCGATCCTGAATACAAGGGCCctgatgctgaggaggcCAAGAGCTTTGGCTTTGTCGACAGTGTTCACAGCGGTACTGGAGAGAGCAGTGTCTGGACCACCAACCGATTCTGCAACCAATATG CGGCCATGCCATCTCTGCATTTTGGTTACTCTCTCCTTGTCGGCCTTACCGTCGCCACTGTCCCTATTACCGGCCTGCGATCCACCTCCTGGAAGCGAATAATGATAGTTGCTGCGGGCATGTCTTACCCAGCCTTGATACTGACTGCCATTGTCGCCACAGCCAACCacttcatcctcgatgcCGTAGCCGGTGCTATGGTCTGCGCTATTGCATGGAACTGTAACGACTTCCTCCTCAACTTTTGCATCCTGGAGGACTACTTCCTATCCATGCTTCGCCTTCACAAGCCAGTGAACTGGACCGACCCTGAAACAGCTGTCGAGCCTCAGTTCCAGACTGGTCTCCTGGGTGAAGACGTCTAA
- a CDS encoding hypothetical protein (EggNog:ENOG41~BUSCO:EOG09260N53): protein MSQQDSGAADAPPQQPSRQSASPSNSFYALSDDEEGEYNTIRNAETGRGVKLLFSKSKVYVHPTPSSKDNIPGYIALLQQRGHHEERPTSSASNESTSIAPSDLLLAWIPESALGDSASIYVKVDLCDGDSPPKQSYLVPPPPTVTSHVGSVGGYAFAIPVSAVYSLLVRPPSLGWWYGSVIINSRAGDSFPALFFHDNECQSTILQKKKIARDTFDPFGESGQMFWGGDEVVKWLRRYVKIERSGAEPSIYLIEPSKEDSEAFGHKLTSSPSQIGRQDSNVGVQRGAAAGPSNRDAEMDPFVKLIKETGWNIMEKFSKVTTFTRRAAQDIVENPNLPPQVRRLLRNPEVQTLQDEFDSARIYLARWAMGIQEQSDRDRRQRIWSANDVMELEDTDVGEFELLEGASNLSLEERRKTVTMEEWNTFFDPQTGRLSITIDEVKERVFHGGLDPEDGVRKEAWLFLLGVYEWYSTADERKAQIASLRDQYYKLKLSWWERLEGDGGEGDTGEWWREQKGRIEKDVHRTDRNVPIFMGEDIPHPDPSSPFAEVGTNVHLEQMKEMLLTYNEYNKDLGYVQGMSDLLAPIYAVIQDDAVAFWGFQKFMERMERNFLRDQSGMRNQLLTLDQLVQFMDPALWSHLQKADSTNFFFFFRMILVWYKREFAWLDVLRLWEGLWTDYMSANFHLFIALAILERHRDVIMEHLQHFDEVLKYVNELSNTIDLEATLIRAETLFKRFQRLVDAVDKKQNFPAPRFNQKEPSKSSEQTESGPSKGGKASGKGKAAEPAAPPPQPKTITPELRKLLSKEVEVLPRKTVAQKGDGMPNK from the exons ATGTCGCAGCAGGATTCTGGGGCAGCTGATGCCCCGCCACAGCAGCCCTCGCGACAATCTGCGTCACCCTCAAACAGTTTCTATGCGCtgagcgatgatgaggagggcGAGTACAACACTATTAGAAATGCCGAGACTGGAAGAGGTGTGAAGCTTCTCTTTTCCAAGAGCAAG GTTTATGTTCACCCAACACCCTCCTCAAAGGACAACATCCCTGGATATATCGCTCTTCTCCAGCAACGAGGCCATCACGAAGAGCGCCCTACTTCATCCGCTTCCAATGAATCAACGTCGATCGCCCCCTCGGATCTACTTCTTGCTTGGATTCCCGAATCTGCCCTTGGAGATTCCGCCAGCATCTACGTCAAGGTTGACCTTTGCGATGGAGACTCGCCCCCGAAACAGTCTTACCTTGTCCCTCCCCCACCGACCGTCACTAGCCATGTTGGATCTGTCGGTGGATATGCGTTTGCGATTCCCGTGAGCGCCGTCTATTCGCTCCTTGTTCGGCCTCCCAGCCTTGGCTGGTGGTATGGAtccgtcatcatcaactcccGTGCGGGCGACAGCTTTCCTGCCCTTTTCTTCCATGACAATGAGTGCCAAAGCACGATCcttcaaaagaagaagattgcgCGTGATACATTTGATCCTTTTGGAGAATCAGGACAGATGTTCTGGGGTGGCGATGAGGTTGTGAAGTGGCTACGTCGTTACGTCAAGATTGAGCGATCTGGTGCTGAACCTAGCATTTACTTGATCGAGCCATCAAAGGAGGACAGCGAAGCATTCGGTCACAAACTCACTTCCAGCCCATCGCAAATTGGTCGTCAGGATAGCAATGTGGGAGTACAGCGCGGCGCTGCTGCAGGACCGTCAAATCGAGATGCAGAGATGGATCCTTTCGTCAAGTTGATCAAGGAAACTGGATGGAATATTATGGAGAAATTCAGCAAAGTAACCACCTTTACGCGGAGAGCGGCTCAAGATATTGTCGAGAATCCCAACTTACCGCCACAAGTAAGGCGGCTCTTGAGAAATCCTGAAGTTCAGACTCTTCAAGACGAGTTTGACAGCGCCAGAATCTATCTCGCTCGCTGGGCTATGGGAATCCAGGAGCAGAGCGACCGCGATCGGAGACAGAGGATATGGTCTGCTAATGACGTTATGGAGCTCGAGGATACCGATGTTGGCGAGtttgagcttctcgaagGAGCCAGCAACCTTTCACTTGAGGAACGCCGAAAGACTGTGACAATGGAGGAGTGGAATACTTTCTTTGATCCCCAAACTGGTCGATTATCGATCACTATTGATGAGGTCAAGGAGCGTGTTTTTCACGGAGGTCTTGACCCTGAGGACGGTGTTCGAAAGGAAGCATGgcttttccttcttggcgtcTATGAGTGGTACAGCACTGCTGATGAGAGAAAGGCGCAAATTGCCTCACTACGTGACCAGTActacaagctcaagctttcgTGGTGGGAGAGACTCGAAGGTGATGGAGGTGAGGGCGACACTGGAGAGTGGTGGCGCGAGCAAAAGGGACGAATCG AAAAGGATGTCCACAGAACGGATCGCAATGTGCCCATTTTTATGGGCGAGGATATCCCCCACCCTGACCCAAGCTCACCTTTTGCTGAAGTCGGCACCAACGTCCACCTTgagcagatgaaggagatgctCCTGACTTACAACGAGTACAATAAGGATCTAGGCTATGTTCAGGGTATGTCAGATCTATTGGCACCAATCTACGCTGTGATTCAGGACGATGCCGTTGCATTCTGGGGTTTCCAGAAGTTCATGGAGCGCATGGAACGCAACTTTCTGCGTGATCAGTCTGGCATGCGCAACCAGCTTCTGACTCTGGACCAACTGGTTCAGTTCATGGACCCAGCACTTTGGAGCCATCTACAAAAGGCGGACAGCACaaactttttcttcttcttccgcaTGATACTTGTTTGGTATAAGCGGGAATTTGCTTGGCTTGACGTTCTTCGATTATGGGAGGGATTGTGGACTGATTATATGAGTGCGAACTTCCATCTCTTTATTGCCCTAGCGATTCTTGAGAGACACCGAGATGTTATTATGGAGCACTTGCAACATTTCGATGAGGTGCTCAAATATG TCAACGAACTTTCCAACACAATCGACCTTGAGGCGACTCTGATCCGGGCAGAAACCCTCTTCAAGAGGTTCCAGCgacttgttgatgctgtcgaCAAGAAACAGAACTTCCCGGCTCCTCGGTTCAACCAGAAGGAACCCTCAAAATCCTCTGAGCAGACCGAATCAGGGCCATCCAAGGGTGGTAAGGCATCTGGCAAGGGCAAAGCTGCTGAGCCAGCGGCGCCTCCGCCCCAGCCAAAAACGATTACCCCTGAGTTGCGCAAACTGTTAAGCAAGGAGGTAGAAGTGCTCCCTAGGAAAACGGTTGCGCAAAAGGGCGATGGCATGCCAAACAAATGA